The following coding sequences lie in one Hippoglossus hippoglossus isolate fHipHip1 chromosome 14, fHipHip1.pri, whole genome shotgun sequence genomic window:
- the LOC117774790 gene encoding integral membrane protein GPR155-like: protein MQNLSSCLWRLFNKDPGRLYLELQFFCAVANYGQGFLSFGIFGLDTHLIILPFKKRLRNLWQGRDSEDLSPSAVPEEVRLTCTQFVRYHKDQCVQDVLHTGRFGGGRGLEEEEEEDGVPRPPPSHQPLHTHQDLHQIHQNHDPAESRSQYSLPSRPGPELETEHQTNIPDPDIPEEQIPQLPSDEAHDPATPQHRHQQVPASCPSRPQPRPEGVFRGSDLVDWLVERGLCAGRAEAQLYGDRLQRGGVFDPLTGRHSFRDEVTLLYHFTQGEGRGGRRTCERKTVERWKRPRKNGPGGGEQQPPRIKAPYDVVSPTITKCWKHNNL from the exons ATGCAGAACCTGTCCAGCTGTCTGTGGCGGCTGTTTAACAAAGATCCAGGAAGACTTTACCTGGAGCTACAGTTCTTCTGTGCTGTGGCTAACTATGGACAG ggTTTCCTGTCCTTCGGGATCTTTGGTCTGGACACACACCTCATCATCCTGCCGTTCAAGAAGAG gttgCGTAACCTGTGGCAGGGCAGAGACAGCGAGGATTTGAGTCCCTCAGCTGTTCCAGAGGAAGTCAGACTCACCTGCACCCAGTTCGTCCGCTACCACAAAGACCAGTGTGTCCAGGACGTACTACACACTGGCAG GTTTGGTGGAGGAAgagggctggaggaggaggaagaggaggatggggtTCCGAGACCtcccccctcccatcagcccctgcaCACACATCAGGATCTTCACCAGATTCACCAAAATCATGATCCAGCTGAATCCCGCAGCCAATATTCACTCCCATCCCGACCCGGGCCTGAGCTGGAGACCGAACACCAAACTAATATCCCTGACCCCGATATCCCAGAGGAGCAGATTCCCCAGCTCCCCTCGGACGAAGCTCACGACCCAGCGACTCCTCAGCACCGGCACCAGCAGGTTCCTGCTTCGTGCCCATCCCGTCCACAGCCCCGTCCTGAAGGTGTGTTTCGGGGCAGCGACCTGGTGGACTGGCTGGTGGAGAGGGGCCTGTGTGCCGGGCGAGCTGAGGCCCAACTGTACGGTGATCGACTTCAGCGGGGAGGAGTGTTCGATCCCCTGACGGGTCGCCACAGCTTCAGGGACGAGGTTACACTGTTGTACCACTTCAcacagggggaggggaggggcggTCGCAGGACATGTGAGAGGAAGACAGTGGAGAGGTGGAAGAGGCCGAGGAAGAATGGGCCTGGTGGCGGCGAGCAGCAACCACCAAGGATCAAAGCTCCGTATGATGTGGTTTCTCCTACAATCACCAAATGCTGGAAACACAACAATCTCTAA